In Amphiprion ocellaris isolate individual 3 ecotype Okinawa chromosome 2, ASM2253959v1, whole genome shotgun sequence, the genomic stretch AGTTATGCATAGAAATATGAGCCAGAGTGAATGGTAGGTGTGGGTGGGTATGTAAAGAGAAAGAGAATGACTTTAGACCATGCAtggaagaaaaaataatcatatCCTCTTACATCTTGATTGCTCATGTCCCAGTACGGTCGCTCGCCATATGACATTACTTCCCACATGACAATGCCATAGCTCCACACGTCACTGGCCGAGGTGAACTTCCTATAGGCGATGGCCTCAGGAGCCGTCCAGCGAATGGGGATCTTTCCTCCCTGTGGATATGGGAATGAGTAGGTGAGCATGAAATACTGGAGGGATGGAGCACAAACACAGagtcacacacatacaagagggagagagagggtgagaaaAACAGTCTAAGGGAAGCGCTGATGCACAACACATGGGTGCATGCCGCAgaacacaaacaccacaaacacacacgaggTTAGTCGCAAGAATTATAGGAAAATGATATGTACAAACAAGTGAAATCTCAAGAGTATTTAATGTGCTGCTTGCTGTATTTTTCAACATCAATATATCATCATCATTTTAGAATCCTTTTATATAATGACAAGacaaactgaactgcaggcgATGATTGGTATCTCAAACTAGCAGTGCCTCTCAAAGTAAAGAATTTGCAAATTAACACCACAGCTTCTTGTCACCAAGAAACTTGTCATTTTTCACTCCCCCGATATTGCTGCAGGtcttattttcttttgcattgCCAAACTGGAAGTGACTTTTCGTTCACCCTAAATCCCAGCTGGGTTGCAAAGGAAGAAGAGTGCCCTTTTcctgtttaaaaagaaatctaaCTAAAAAGCACACAAACTAATATTGGAGGAGGCTGCCTATCTTTATATAGTGTTCACAATAATAGTCAAACTCAGTGACAGCAGTAAAATTTCTGGATATCTGCTAGAGctttaaaacacagcagcataTCCAGattaagtgtaaaaaatgtacaTAGCCACCACAATAACCATAATTCGACCCTTTGGAGGTATTATTGTGACTCTAAAATTTCATATATTCTGCAATAAATTCAACTGCACCaatatttttgttattctatTGTTTCAGCTGGTCCTATTTTCCACTTGCCTGTGCCaaagtgacaagaaaaaaaactctgtctACCCAGATTTGTCATGCCATGTGGGAATAGACTTCAGAATTCATTTGTGAAAGTAGCTAAAATTAAATCAGCCATGATGTATTGATGTTAAAAAGTCGCAGGTGGCACCTTTAAATGTAGACTTCAAACACGAACACAcgaacagaaaaacacatgcacacataacGTTCATGCTGACTCACCAGTGAGCTGGTGTAGGTAGGATCTGTAGGGTCATCCTCCAGGAAACGGGACAGGCCAAAGTCAGACACCTTACACACCAGATTACTGTTAACCAAGATATTACGGGCAGCCAGGTCTCTGTGCACGTAGTTCATGTCTGACAGGTACTTCATGCCTGCTGCGATACCACGCAGCATGCCAACCAGCTGGATCACCGTGAACTGCCCGTCATTGAGCTGGCAAAGGAAAAGAGAGAGTGACAAGGATAAATCTGAATGTTGATCAAGGTTGCATGTTCAAAGGAATGCATGTTTATcccttatttacatttttggtcCTACCTTGTTTTCTATGTTCAGTGTCTTACTTTCTTAGTATGTGTCCTCTTTcacactctgtctttctctattCTACCTGCCCATCTTCTATTCTCTCTTCTCTATATCGTCTTGTATCACTTCCTTTTCTCTGGGAGACAATGTATGATGTGACTTTGAGGCAGAGATTCATTGGAGACTGAGCTCTTTCTAAATGTCACTAACTGCCTGAATGCAGTAGTTGTCAGATTTCCATTGTGGgctctgcagctgtgtttaAAAAGACCTGTTAAGGCTTCAAAGAAAGTGacataactagaaaagcagATCAAGCAGATTTGGATGGGCTTATTTGTCCACTAGATGTGCTAATGATACAATcacaaatctatttttttaaagtgtagcTAACATTGGagctatttttatttgtttgtgtctgtttttgctcaCCCTTAGAAAGGAGTCCAATGCCCCATTCTCCATGAACTCAGTCACAATCATCACAGGTCGACTCTTGGTGACCACACCTTCCAGACGGATGATGTTGGGGTGGTCGAACTGGCCCATGATGGAAGCTTCGGACAAGAAGTCTCGCCTCTGGCGGTCAGTGTAGCCCACCTTGAGAGTCTTGATGGCTACAATGATCTCCCGACGGCCAGGCAGCTTCAGGCGGCCACGGCACACCTCCCCAAACTCTCCTGCGAGAGCCCAGGTCAGACAgccagaaaaacagcaaaagaggAGAGATGGAAGGACAGCGAGAGAAAAAGGGAGGGAAGAGAGGCATGATGGAAGAGTGGAGGAGAGTGGGGGAGAAGAGGGGAGAGGGGACAGTTAACTGGTTAGAACCAAGGAACCAGGGAAGGGTAGCAGGAGGGGTGGGACAGGGGGAACTGCAAGAGAAGCCAGGACTCTAGGCCAGTCTCAAAGGATGGTGATGGAAGGGGTGCATACAGTGACTTTGTACTGTTAAGTCACGGATTAACAGACACAACACGGTGAGTGAGAGGCATGATGGTGGGATGTTGAGAGGTGTCGAACagaataaaacatgttaaaataaaacaaaaaaatgggaaaagcGAGATGACAGGATGAGTGAAGCTGAGGGGAATGTAGGAGAGGCGGGGAGGATAAGGGGGGCAGTGCTAAGCTTCAGAGGGGTTGGGGAAGCGGgcgcaggaggaggagatgggtGGAGATAGAAGCTTGGGGGTTTTGGGGGTTGTGGACGCTTTACGTTTAGAGTCTACACCAAGCGTGTGCGAGAATGCAAAAACAAGTAGGCGATGAGAGTGATACATGTCAACATGGTGCAAAGGTGGAGGAGAAGTCATGGGGGAGAGGGCAAGGGATGGaggcatggatggatggatggatggaggaagggGTAGAGCAGAGGAAGGGGACAGGGAAGACAGGGGTTGAGGGTTCGTCACTTTAAAGGCGAATGCTGGGAAGCGACGGGTTTCAAGTAGTAGCCTCAGCAGTAGAAGAGCTgtcgtagtagtagtagtagcagtagtaatgGTAGTAGCAGAAGCAGTAGTAGGGGATTCCCATCTCTGCCATCACAACGTCCTCCATTTTGGGTCAGATACATATGCTACAAAATGTCAATCTCACATGGACACAGTCCTGCAGCTTTTAAGCAAAGATATTACTTTCAAATATatcaaatacataaaatatttcaCTGTCTACAACATCATAGTAGGTATGGgttcttgaaaaaaaagaaaaaaaaaaaacaggaaatacaaCCACATAGTGGATGAGGTGTGCCAAAGACAAGGGTCAAATATAGTGATCAAGTAGaaggcctcttttttttttaattaagagGTTCTCAAGATACTAAAAAGTGGGCAGGGACAGAGACAGCCAATCCTGGACTACAAACAATTAAATATCTTGTGCCCCTTCCAGATGGATTAAATATTATAGAGGGATGCAGCAGATACATATTAGAGCCGTGTCTCTTGGAAATTGCTTTGTGTAACTGAACACATTCCACATTAAACAGTTTAACATAAGATAGCCATTATCCGTCTGACAAGCCTGTAGCGTCTCTACATGGGCTTTTAATAATAACAGTATGTCAGTAATGTACAAGTAAAATTATTTTACTAAACTCTACAGAAGTCAAAGAGGGGTGACAGCTGAAATTCAATGCTTGGAATTTGGGAAGCCCATGTGCAAACACTCAAGAGTGTTTATCTGTACAATAAGTTAAGAAATGGAAGGTCAACAAGTGTGCCAAAAAGCATCAGGGCTGTAATTAGTACTGGGGGAGATAAGAGtaaactctcacacacacattggcTCAGACAGGATTAAAATCTCCCCTAGAGAAATAAATCCTATCTGTATGGGGCTATAGTGTTGTATTGTCCGAAATCTGCTTCCATTAGATTCAAGAAGATTTTTAATCAGTTAGAAATGACTGCTGTGTCATACTTAAACTAAATCAATTTCCATAAACTGCATTGCTCAAGTTCCAGGATTGGGCTCGACTTTTTTAGGACATGGGTGAAATGATAATCCTCTATACAAAAAAAGCTAATACAACTACTCTGAATGCACATGGCATGGTGAGGGTGCTAGGACTGTGAATAACACTAACTTAAAGGGGACACATCTAACAATGTTTTACACACAGGGGAGTGCTGGGGACATCTCTAAGACTGGAAAAGGATTCCTAAGAGGTGACGAGTGTGGTAGGGGAGGGAGCAAGAAGAGGGCTAGCGATGAATTGAGTGAAAGTACCGCTTGGTGTGAAGTCCTCTAACGGAATGGCCTGGAGGTGACTAGCAGTCTTCCCCCTGTAGCTCAGGAGCTTTGGTGGGTTACCTGCGCCAATGACCTCCTCGATCTTCACGCAGGACACGTCAATCTCCTTGGCAAACTCGCGCACTGCCTCGTTGGGATCCTCATAGGTGAAGGGGTCAATGTAGACCTTCATTCCCGGCGTTACTATTGGGGATTCAGTGGCAAGAACAGGAAAGTGAATCTATGCTGCCAACCAAACTTTGAACAATAGATAAAACTATGCAATGTAGTGAAAACTTAATTTTTATCAATATGGTGTTGAGCAATGTAATATCCGTCATAATTATTTTGTGGTACATCTAAAGATAACGCTGGGAATACAGCTGTTTGAACGTAGAGTAAAGCAAAAAGAATAGGGATCTTAGCAAAGAGACTTACTGTACTGCTGCAGTTTCTCTGTGTACTCTGACTCTGAACCAtttctctgctttctgttgggaaagatgaaaacacaaactgagtCACGTGGGCTCCACACAGCAAGGCACAAATACTGGAAAGGAACAAAGGCGCAAGGAGAAAACAGATCCCTAATAATGCCTGGTGTAGCATGCAATCCAGTCGCACCACGATGTGGCTTGGTGAAGATGTTTAGTCTCTTTTGAGCTGGCAGCAAGGGATACACTGATAAAGATTGTATCAATGCCAAGTGGTAAAAAGATTCATACTTGGGGACTGTAACGAGAGTCTAAACAAAAGGATATCATACCATTGTCTGAGGCAGCAAGTGAAAGCCATTCACTCTCGGTACCCCCAAAACGAGCAGCCGAGACAAAGGCTCAAACGGCAAGCTCAGCTGTCTTGCCTTTCTCGCCCTACAGACATCATACtgttcatttcaattcaatCCAAATCTTGCTCTCTTGCTGTCATCCTGTCATTCCTTTCTATTCAtttatccacatttttttttctgttttacccACGTCTCTCATTCTTTATATCCTATCCTTCCTGCGTATGTCCCTCCTGCACTGTAGTGGGGGTGGGATGAGGGGCACAGATAGGGGGCTGGGTTGTTGAAATTACATGTTAATGCGCTTCCTTTGTTGTCTAACCAGTAACCGGGGCAAAAATACCCGATGGTgatttgcatcttattttaaattctaattttTGCTCTGGTATATGCTGAAGCtctgtgttttgtattattactattttctcctttttcttcttcttctgtggcaGTCAGAGCAGCGGCTAAGCCAAGACCCTGAGAGAGACACAATGTAGCGGTGTGAAAATAGAAGAGAGCGAAGAGGcaggagggagaagaggagggggatCCAGGGAGATTATTATTCAGTCTAGCGTGACCGATGCCCACGCTTGTCAGCCGCTGCCTGAACTGGATTGTGGAGGGAACCCAGTGGGCGCCAGTCAGCAGTGGGTGCCAACCTTTcacacatatataaacacacGCACTGCATTTGCTGCTTGACAAATGAGTGGTATAAGGATAAACGAGTGTGGTTAGACCCAGCAGATGCAGTGTCAGACTTTCTGAAAGGTATGAGCAGCCGCTCGCATCTTCCCAGTCAACTGGGCTCAGCAGACAGGGGCGCATCTGGGTTCTTTGTGGTCGGGCAACCGCACAGTTGATTTGGAGTGCTGGGCCATGAGGGCAGGCCTATCAGGCCCAACAGCTGCTCCACCATGCTGTGTCCAGTGAGAAAAGTAGCATTTTGGCCAAATCTGTTTACTATTTACAGATTCAGAAGGCTAATCTGGCATTCAGTGGCCTCACAGGTGGCGCAGCAATCAGCTGAGACTGTTCTGGGGTGGTTTGGAGGACATGCAAACAAAGCTGACATTTGAAGCTatctcagttttttgtttttttttttaagttgaagGAAAACCATTTTGCACAAATGCTTCTGTAATTCTGTAAGGCCTTGCTGTTTTACCATATTATGTAGAAGTGTTTTGCCCCACTGTTATCCTATATTTATTCATGCTGCTCATTTGCTCTTTTAGGAGTTGTATTTCTGACCTGAGGCAGACGATTGCAATGACCACAACAGCAATGATGAAGACCAGTGTGGCGGTGGCTGATCCAACAATGAGGGGCAGCTGCTCCTGCAATGACTTCGGAGGGTCAGCTTTTGgggtaaaagagaaaaagtggTCACAAAGAGAGCTTGTTACAAACATACACTCACATTCGCTGCAATCCAATGTATAGCCAAAGACCACATCACTGTGTGTACCATAAGTTTTACTACAGACATTTGTGCCTATTATAGCTCCTTCAGAGTCATGCAGTATGCTTACATAAGTAAAATCATGCCCTTGGGTTCCTTAGGCTGTATTAAGAAAATGTGGAGCAACttggaaataataaataaaggctGCAGAATTCTTTTACATTGTCTGCTCAGCAATGAGTACAGTGTAGTGAAAGAGTGAGGCTGATGCCGGTAAAGGTAGATTTTCATTAAATCACAGTTCACTTTATCTTTAAGAATTTCAGTTCCTTTGCATAAAAAAATAGGTATACTGGCTTCTAGCTCTGTAAGCTTTTGAGCCTCCATTATGTTCATAAGCTTATCCATAGCACTATTACACAGGCACTGGTGCTAAGCCACAAATATCCCAATATATCCCTGGGTAATGAAGTAGATATGGGTATAACTTACTTTGCAGGTTGGTGCTAAAGTCGGCCGGGCTGCTGTATCGGCCGTAACCAGCCACCGTTCTGGCTCGGACCTGGACCACATAAGGAGTACCAGCCTTGAGACCTTCGATGCGGGCGTTGCTCCGTTGGGCAGTCATGGTATGGGCAATGGCCTCACCCTGATCCTGCACACAGAAAAGAAAGTGAGGAAAATACCACATTTGTTGCTATTCCACTCGTCATAATCCCTTCTCTGATCCTCAACTTTTCTGCTACCAACCTAGGCGGGTGAAAAAACATACTGAGAcaagagcaggagagaaaaatTTAGAGACAGACTGTAGACGGTATGTTAATCTGACAGGagaacacaacaaacagatCAAATATACACTGAGTGCCTTTCTTCTTCCCCCAAGCCGGATCCAGTCACAACTCTGGGCCTCTAGAAAATACAGAAACTTTCTAATGCACAAATGAGAGAGGATGGGGAGGGTAAGAAGAAGAGCAAGAGGGGTTCAGAAAAGGGCAGAGCGTAATAAAAATATGGGAAAGGATTGTGTGGATAGAGGGATGGGAAAAAAGGGGGAATAAGTAGGGGAGGATGATCACACAGGAATGGAAATGACTTGCCTCACAGTAACCATGTGTTTATCAGCAGAGGCattgttttgtacatttacaGAAACACAGATGAAACAGAGACCCATGCTAGTCAATGAAATTGGATTGAATTAGAGGCGTTCACTTACATTGCCGCTTACCTTCTCATGGTACTTAATCTCATAATCCAGAATGATGCCGTTGGGTTTCTCTGGAGGCAGCCAGGACAGGCTCATGGTGCTCGCtgtggccgccatcaggtgaaCTGTGGGCACTGCAGATGGAGCTGCACAgggcaaaacaaataaaaagaaaatccgCTTTATTTATCGTTTTCTGTGTTATGTCTTTTGAAGTTCTGTGCCCTTTGTGTGTCCACAGAAGCCCAAATACAAAGTCTTAGCCTGTGAGCTTTGTGAGAAGCTTTGGCCAATAGTTAGTATGCAGAGCCATTCTCCACTAATGCTCAAATTCTCCCTCCTAGAGTCCTAGGGGACGGAGAGGGGATGTCTAATTCTCCTGTGACAAGAGaatcaaacagcaaaactgatgGACAAGTCTCTGGTACACACAGTTTCCTCTGTCAGTCATCAACTGCAGGCGAGCTGAGGCTCAAACATACACTGATGTAGACTTTCCTTGCTGAACCAAAATCATATGCATTATGTGGTGTGCATACATGTACTGTACACACAGGAAAATGTTCATGCACTATACAGTTAGCACGCTTTCTATAATATGTGCACAAATATACATGCATTGCTCTGTGGACACCAAATCACAGTGTGTAAAAAACACACTGGCACTCCACCCACTTTAGCTTTCCATGCTTTGTTCACATGTGCCTATTAACGGCCAACTGCTGTCTGCCTCGCTGTCTCTCTTTTCCACTTTTCTAAGTTCAGGCTTGTTCTGTACCTCTGACTCAATCCCTCTTCTCAGTCTACTGCTTTTTGTTTCATAACATCCACGGTCTATCTGTCACCAGTGGTACCTGCCCTTCAAAAGTAAAGTTCCTCGCTTTTTCCTGGACTCACGCAATCAccttcttgaatttcccttttcCCTTTAACAGTCCTCtccagcttttttcttttcatcttctttttcacCAACAAAgacctccatctcctctctgaccCAGCTCCAGGTCATGGCGTCTCAGAATGAGctaggaagaggagaaaagtgTCTTGCTCCTCTCTGATCTCTGCACAACTGACTGATCACAACTTAAAGTAGGGGCGAATTTCAAATTGCCAGTTGTCagaaaaattacagacaatggTTGACACCCACCATACAGCACTGAaaaggtgtgtgtatgtatatgtgcatttgtgtgtgtctggacTACATCCAACATGCAGTTCAGATAAAACATAAAACCTGTTTCAGTGTCTCTGTCTTCTACACCCCTGCTCACCCTGGTTTTGTTAAAAGCTCTTATATCCGGAGTTTTAAGTTCTTTGATCCTCCTCCTTGCATTTCCTTTCTCCCCctgctgcttgtgtttgtgaCCAGACAaccttctgtttctctctctttctttgctGCCCAATCCTCTGCTCCCCTCCCCTGAGCATCTCCCTCCCCTGCCAGCCCCATCCATTCCATCTCTCCACGTCTCTTTCTCCCCAGAAGACAATACTTCCTTGGCAGATCCCCTGGTTACTCTAGCCAGGGGATTAGGGGCCCTCCTCCGGGAGAAGACGTTGCAGTATCCATGGAGGTGGCCCCTGGGGCTTATCACCACCCCACTATTTATTTTGCTTCTTAAAAGGTGAATGCGCATGCAGGGATGGTCTTGGGACTACACAAATAGATAATCTGATCACAGTTGATGCTCTCTTTCCCTGTCCTTTCCCTTCATCGCTCTCTCTGCACCCGACTGACCCCAAGCACCCAAGGGTGGACAGGGATCCCTGTCAGCCAAGTGCTAGACCCCTCATAAAACAATGACACCCTCACATAGGGCCTTGTGGGGCCTTGGGGTCCTGCATCCACAAAGAGAAGGCATTCCTAAAGCATCTTTAGGAGCAGGAACACAAGGTTAGAGGTGAGGAGGACAAGGCCACGGAGAGAAGAGAGGGGTGATGAGGGAGGAGCGAAGGATAATCCTTGGTGTTGTCTAAGTCTGCCGAAAGTGCAAATTTAACATAGCGGCTAAACACATCGAAGGCGCAGCTTAAGAACCCTGTGAGATCCTCAATGAAGAGAGCAACTCACAAGGACAAAAGTGTAGCGTAAGCTTAGCTTTATTGAGGTCATTTAAGGTACACTGAACctgcaaaaatcaccaaatttccAAAGTAATTGCAAAGCGATATGCTTATTTCCCAGAAAAATGTCTTAGAATCCAAAAATCGTGAATCctgattattattttaacatcttaaataactaaaacataTCATAGCTTATCACTGCTCCCCtcacttgttctgtttttgtgtttcaaacgTCTATACGTGAAATTATTTCATCTCAGCAGTGATTGCCACATTGGCCTAGATACTGTTGTTGCTGTGAGCCGGAGGAGTGGTGGGTTGGAACCAGTGGACAGCTTGAATACTGAGGGTTCAACACTTTGAATACACATTGCCTCGCTATTGCTATTTACAGCGGTGTTAGTACAGAGCATGCTGTGGGCGTGTGAAAAAAGGTCCATTTCTAAGCTCATTCAGAAGAATGCCTTCCTTCTCAATCCCTGTTCAAAGGAAAATATGTAATATACTCCTACATGTATACAAAAAATTGATCTCTACTTCTTAAGTGCAGAATACATTCTCTGACATTCCTTTGTATCTCTTTCCAGCCTTTGAACGCTGACTTTGCCCACAAGTTCAATATTGAACTTTGACAGGTAGCCACGAGGCTGCAGCTGTACTTACCAGCCTGATTTGTGGTGATGTTCACTGCTGAAAACTGAGGTGTATAGGGGCTCTTGTTGGAGACACCATTGACAGCCTGGATCTCGAAGCTGTACTGCGTGTGGGCTTGGAGGTTACGGACTGCCACGCGGCGCTGGGTCAAGCCCAGGTGGCGTGGTGAGATATCTACGTTGTCATCACACCGCGAGCACATTCCCCGTTCTGGAAGACACTTCTTACAGATAACGTTGTAGAAGACGTCATCTCGGCCGCCCAGGTCACGTGGTTCGCTCCACTCCAGCACGAGTGAGGTTTCGTTCACACTGGAGATGACACTGCGTGGGGCAGACGGAACAGCTGCAAAAGGGAGGTAAAGCATGGATGAGATGAGGAAAATAGGTTTGGAATGAGAATGAATTCAATCTCCTTGGACAATAGGTGTAAATAAATTTGCCTTGGTGACAGTACAGAGACATCCTGACAATAGACACAGATTCATATTGGAAAACACAGTTTACATATCATTATTCGCACATACATTCATTACTCCTTAGCTACTATCAACACAATTCATGGCTCAAGAATTTTCCTTGTGCTGTGGTATTAGTACATTTCTCATGCATTAACTAGATCGTTTTTTTCCTTCCACATAATAAGAGACTGTTCCAGCAGTTCTTTAGAAAAAGGAGGACAGGAGTTCAAATTTGAATTGCATGCTTATTTccacagtgtgtctgtgtgtgtgtgtaaagtgcTGAGGGCAACGAGCAAGACAAACTATTGGCAGAGCCCTAGCAATTCTTATCCAATTACCGGAGCCTTATCTCTCACTGTGCTGTGGGAGAATCAGCCCCCCACcccagcaacagaaaaaaagcatctcCTTCTCTCTTCACTATTGAATGAATTTGCTCcgatgtgtgtatgttttttcttAACGAAGGCAGCGCTACTAGAAAAATTGCTCTACTTTCTGCCTGTCGAGGGGCGGAGGCATCAAGAACATGCAGACTTTACAAGCaggcgggaggaggaggagctgcatGATAAAGTTTTGAATAACGTTGGGAAAGCAAGCAGACTTGTTTGTTGTCCGTGTGGCACGGTGGGAACGTTGTCCTGACAGCTTTTATCAGCCACTGGCTGATAAAATTCAAACAAGGAAGTTTGAAGAACATTCACTACACAATTGAGAATTTCGTTTTATGGCTAGCAACACATCTGATTACTGTTTGAACATGATGTATGAACCCTGTTCTGATTTtgactggagaaaaaaagaaggtttTCATTAACAGCATTTCACATTATGACTTTAATACACGCTGATGCTATATAGTCAGTAGAAAGAGATGTTAACTTACTTGTGCAGGGGGAGTCAGGTATGTCTGTGTCTGAGCGGTAATAGCCGTTTCGACAGGAACAAACACTGGCTGCTCCAGAGCTGGCACGGCTGTTGGCTGGGCACGGCAGGCAGAAGCCGTCCCCTTGTTTGGACTTGAAGGTGCCAGGGCTGCAAGCTGATggcaagagagagaaagatggggAAAGACAACTGTGAATAACCATTTTGAATGGCGACATTGAACTCAGCGTTTTGAAAAGTAGTCAACGAGCAACGGGATTCTGTATAACAATTTCTGCTATGTATCACAAATGGGCTGTGCTCTAATTCTGGTGTTTGGTGATAAAAATGGtcgcaacatttttaaaaatggttctgcatgtatttttgtgtgtttaaatgtgtatgcatgtgtatatACTGATGATGAGTGCATTTCCAGTAAACGTTTGCAGAAGAAGATGGGGCTTTCTGAGCAGCATGTGTCTGTTTGCTCACACAACAAGGCTGTCAAACCCGAATTACATACATGTAGTCAAAGCAATTTCAGCTGAACTCAGTCTTTTGTGAAattcatgtaaacaaacatgcAGGGAATCGGAGAGGTACACATGCCAATATATAAACATGGGTCTGTGAACAACTGTGCAAAGATAAATGTCTGTGCAGACACAGCAAATCCTTGAAACTTCAGTGTACTGTGTCAAGAGGCTTTTCTCCATAAAAGACTATGtctgcatctttttgcattttaaatcacTGTCATGCACAAAATTTAGTGTTTAGCTAAACTGGTTCTAGTAGCCAAGTTAATCAGATGAAAACGTCGGTGCCCTTTGAAAATGCCCTATCTCCATTTATAGCCGCTGTTTGTAAGTTTATAACTCGGGTGATAAGAAGCAGACGTGCAGGGAAACAGTGACAGCAGCATTGTGATCCAGAACACTTTGGCAGGCTCCATATCTTCTGCAAACTGTCTCGTTAAAAGATGAATGAGTTTGCTGTGGTGCTTAATAAAAAAGACAGGAGCAGGTAAAGCAGAGTTTATAAGGGCCAGTTGATTAGCTGACCCACTAGTGTGCCAGATCATCAATGCC encodes the following:
- the LOC111586506 gene encoding ephrin type-B receptor 3-like isoform X7, which produces MTMDYFLLLCSLLLPVVSAVEETLMDTKWATTELAWTAHPETGWEEVSGYDDAMNPIRTYQVCNVRELNQNNWLRSDFIPRKDVLRVYVEMKFTVRDCNSIPNIPGSCKETFNLFYYESDSDSATATSPFWMENPYVKVDTIAPDESFSMLESGRVNTKVRSFGPLSKAGFYLAFQDLGACMSLISVRVFYKKCSTTIANFAVFPETATGAEATSLVIAPGTCVPNAVEVSVPLKLYCNGDGEWMVPVGACTCSAGFEPAMKETQCQACSPGTFKSKQGDGFCLPCPANSRASSGAASVCSCRNGYYRSDTDIPDSPCTTVPSAPRSVISSVNETSLVLEWSEPRDLGGRDDVFYNVICKKCLPERGMCSRCDDNVDISPRHLGLTQRRVAVRNLQAHTQYSFEIQAVNGVSNKSPYTPQFSAVNITTNQAAPSAVPTVHLMAATASTMSLSWLPPEKPNGIILDYEIKYHEKVSGNDQGEAIAHTMTAQRSNARIEGLKAGTPYVVQVRARTVAGYGRYSSPADFSTNLQTDPPKSLQEQLPLIVGSATATLVFIIAVVVIAIVCLRKQRNGSESEYTEKLQQYKSPIVTPGMKVYIDPFTYEDPNEAVREFAKEIDVSCVKIEEVIGAGEFGEVCRGRLKLPGRREIIVAIKTLKVGYTDRQRRDFLSEASIMGQFDHPNIIRLEGVVTKSRPVMIVTEFMENGALDSFLRLNDGQFTVIQLVGMLRGIAAGMKYLSDMNYVHRDLAARNILVNSNLVCKVSDFGLSRFLEDDPTDPTYTSSLGGKIPIRWTAPEAIAYRKFTSASDVWSYGIVMWEVMSYGERPYWDMSNQDVINAVEQDYRLPPPMDCPTALHQLMLDCWVKERNLRPKFTQIVATLDKLIRNAASLKVVTNSTQSTGVSQPLLDRCVPDYTTFTTVGDWLDAIKMSRYRDNFVNAGFASFDLVAQMTAEDLLRIGVTLAGHQKKILGSIQDMRLQMNQTLPVQV
- the LOC111586506 gene encoding ephrin type-B receptor 3-like isoform X8, with amino-acid sequence MTMDYFLLLCSLLLPVVSAVEETLMDTKWATTELAWTAHPETGWEEVSGYDDAMNPIRTYQVCNVRELNQNNWLRSDFIPRKDVLRVYVEMKFTVRDCNSIPNIPGSCKETFNLFYYESDSDSATATSPFWMENPYVKVDTIAPDESFSMLESGRVNTKVRSFGPLSKAGFYLAFQDLGACMSLISVRVFYKKCSTTIANFAVFPETATGAEATSLVIAPGTCVPNAVEVSVPLKLYCNGDGEWMVPVGACTCSAGFEPAMKETQCQACSPGTFKSKQGDGFCLPCPANSRASSGAASVCSCRNGYYRSDTDIPDSPCTTVPSAPRSVISSVNETSLVLEWSEPRDLGGRDDVFYNVICKKCLPERGMCSRCDDNVDISPRHLGLTQRRVAVRNLQAHTQYSFEIQAVNGVSNKSPYTPQFSAVNITTNQAAPSAVPTVHLMAATASTMSLSWLPPEKPNGIILDYEIKYHEKDQGEAIAHTMTAQRSNARIEGLKAGTPYVVQVRARTVAGYGRYSSPADFSTNLQTDPPKSLQEQLPLIVGSATATLVFIIAVVVIAIVCLRKQRNGSESEYTEKLQQYKSPIVTPGMKVYIDPFTYEDPNEAVREFAKEIDVSCVKIEEVIGAGEFGEVCRGRLKLPGRREIIVAIKTLKVGYTDRQRRDFLSEASIMGQFDHPNIIRLEGVVTKSRPVMIVTEFMENGALDSFLRLNDGQFTVIQLVGMLRGIAAGMKYLSDMNYVHRDLAARNILVNSNLVCKVSDFGLSRFLEDDPTDPTYTSSLGGKIPIRWTAPEAIAYRKFTSASDVWSYGIVMWEVMSYGERPYWDMSNQDVINAVEQDYRLPPPMDCPTALHQLMLDCWVKERNLRPKFTQIVATLDKLIRNAASLKVVTNSTQSTGVSQPLLDRCVPDYTTFTTVGDWLDAIKMSRYRDNFVNAGFASFDLVAQMTAEDLLRIGVTLAGHQKKILGSIQDMRLQMNQTLPVQV